One part of the Phoenix dactylifera cultivar Barhee BC4 chromosome 4, palm_55x_up_171113_PBpolish2nd_filt_p, whole genome shotgun sequence genome encodes these proteins:
- the LOC103722154 gene encoding transcription factor TRY-like: protein MDKRRCQKQSRTSDCATEVVAEVGSIELGFINLSEQEEDLVYKMYSLVGDRWNLIAGRIPGRKPEEIERFWMMRHEEGFAQKRLRSAS, encoded by the exons ATGGATAAGCGTAGGTGCCAGAAACAGTCCAGAACTTCCGATTGCGCCACTGAAG TGGTGGCAGAGGTTGGTAGCATCGAGTTGGGGTTCATCAACCTgtcagaacaagaagaagacctCGTTTACAAAATGTATAGCCTCGTCGGTGACAG GTGGAATCTCATAGCAGGTCGGATCCCAGGCAGGAAACCGGAAGAAATAGAGAGGTTTTGGATGATGAGGCATGAGGAAGGGTTTGCTCAGAAGAGATTGAGGAGTGCAAGCTGA
- the LOC103722153 gene encoding RNA polymerase sigma factor sigE, chloroplastic/mitochondrial: protein MGAVTVPSSASQTPFGAGARLSARRLPAPRRPFLCLAFRADWTAKCSAAAIPSEAVKPPQKSSKRAQAASVDAPPTATQDLDYNEVAAALENIYKLSPAEVSDVEEADRRGRRRRGRSRKRAKEGDGEEGNVVRNRKRRVRRLSLEKRIASRRRKDEEVEAAAARDERRDLDEDGEKLLREYSVSTDLASLDWKKMKIPPVLSSAEHNRLFELMQPMKAIFEVKKNLDKDLNREPTDAELAVAVNMTVPRLRRHIEVGQAARNMLIKHNLRLVLFVINKYYPEIASGQKFQDLCQAGVKGLITAIDRFEPKRGFRLSTYGLFWIRHSITRSMTVSSFTRVPFGIESVRQEIQKAKLELQFELGRLPKDEEIIDRVKISPERYHDVMKAAKPIFSLHARHAVTQEEFIDGITDMDGVGGDKHRQRALLRLALDDVLDSLKPKESLVIRQRYGLDGKGDRTLGEIAGNLNISREMVRKHELKAFMKLKHPARVDYLCRYV, encoded by the exons ATGGGAGCTGTCACCGTCCCCAGTTCGGCCTCGCAGACTCCGTTCGGCGCTGGTGCCCGCCTCTCCGCCCGCCGATTGCCGGCTCCCCGGCGGCCCTTCCTCTGCCTCGCCTTCAGAGCGGATTGGACTGCCAAGTGCTCGGCCGCGGCCATACCATCTGAGGCCGTAAAGCCGCCTCAGAAGTCATCAAAGCGAGCTCAGGCTGCCTCCGTCGACGCCCCCCCCACCGCCACCCAGGACTTGGACTACAACGAGGTCGCCGCCGCGCTCGAGAACATCTATAAGCTCAGCCCGGCGGAGGTCTCCGATGTGGAGGAGGCTGATCGGCGCGGAAGGAGGCGCCGTGGCCGGTCGAGGAAAAGGGCGAAAGAGGGGGACGGGGAAGAGGGCAATGTGGTGAGGAATAGGAAGAGGAGGGTGAGGAGATTGAGTTTGGAGAAGAGGATAGCttcgaggaggaggaaggatgaGGAGGTGGAGGCAGCGGCCGCGCGGGATGAAAGGAGGGATCTTGATGAGGATGGGGAGAAGCTGTTGAGGGAATACTCGGTATCGACAGATTTGGCGAGCTTGGATTGGAAAAAGATGAAGATTCCGCCCGTTCTTAGTTCTGCCGAGCATAATCGGCTGTTCGAGTTGATGCAGCCCATGAAA GCAATCTTTGAGGTGAAAAAGAACTTGGACAAGGATCTAAATAGAGAGCCTACGGATGCTGAGCTGGCCGTTGCAGTCAATATGACTGTGCCTCGATTAAGAAGACATATCGAAGTTGGTCAAGCTGCAAGGAACATGCTAATCAAG CACAATCTTCGGCtagttttatttgtaatcaacaAGTATTATCCAGAGATTGCAAGTGGTCAGAAGTTCCAAGACCTCTGCCAAGCTGGAGTGAAGGGTCTCATTACTGCCATTGATCGATTTGAACCAAAGCGTGGTTTCCGTTTATCCACATATGGTCTATTTTGGATCCGGCATTCTATAACACGTTCGATGACTGTTTCAAGCTTTACACGAGTTCCCTTTGGGATTGAATCG GTCAGACAAGAGATCCAGAAAGCCAAATTAGAGTTGCAGTTCGAGCTTGGGAGATTGCCAAAAGATGAAGAGATCATTGACAGAGTAAAAATTTCACCGGAGAGATATCATGATGTCATGAAGGCTGCAAAACCAATCTTTTCCCTTCATGCAAGGCATGCTGTAACACAAGAAGAATTTATCGATGGGATCACTGATATGGATGGTGTGGGTGGTGATAAGCATAGACAACGTGCACTTCTACGACTTGCTCTAGATGATGTG CTAGATTCACTGAAGCCAAAGGAGAGCTTGGTGATTAGACAGAGATATGGGCTTGATGGCAAGGGTGATAGGACACTGGGAGAGATTGCTGGAAACCTCAATATTTCAAGGGAGATGGTCCGAAAGCATGAATTGAAGGCATTTATGAAGCTCAAACATCCAGCCCGAGTTGACTATCTTTGCAGATATGTCTGA
- the LOC103722156 gene encoding protein WHAT'S THIS FACTOR 1 homolog, chloroplastic translates to MDPRLLLSSQRTSPPSPFLLFLAHPSSSQSYLHKPTVTPRAHLSFPLLSPQNSSFLGKNLVVHENKLGLGQKKTPLSFTPVRAVVKRRKEMPFDTVIQRDKKLKLALKIRNILVKQPDRIMNLRDLGRFRRDLGLTRKRRFIALLKRFPGVFEIVEEGVYSLKFRMTPEAERIYLEELRWRNQMEQLHVVKLRKLLMMSLNKRILIEKIAHLKTDLGLPAEFRNTICERYPQYFKVVPTDCGPALELTHWDPELAVSAAEMAEEENRIREIEERNLIIDRPPKFKRVKLPRGLNVSKGEMRRICQFRDMPYISPYSDFSELRAGTPEKEKHACGVVHEILSFTLEKRTLVDHLTHFREEFRFSQQLRGMLIRHPDMFYVSLKGDRDSVFLREAYRDSQLIEKDRLLLLKEKMRALVAIPRFPGGGARKTEVAGKDNVVLEGGGEESDERLSDMDSFLNDELGSEFDDDDDDDDDDWSDEEDDLPPDFDDGESLSFEESKSQSHNISKLTQDKVLVPEFPDGRPREQW, encoded by the coding sequence ATGGACCCAAGGCTGCTACTTTCCTCCCAGAGAACATCCCCTCCCAGccctttccttctcttcctcgccCACCCGTCCTCTTCTCAGTCATATCTCCACAAGCCCACCGTTACCCCTAGAGCCCATCTCTCCTTTCCCCTCCTTTCACCTCAAAATTCCTCCTTTTTGGGTAAAAATCTCGTCGTTCATGAGAACAAGCTAGGATTAGGGCAGAAGAAGACACCTTTGTCCTTTACTCCCGTAAGAGCCgttgtcaagagaagaaaggagatgCCTTTTGATACTGTAATCCAACGGGACAAGAAGCTGAAGCTGGCTCTGAAGATCAGGAATATTCTTGTCAAGCAGCCTGATAGGATAATGAACCTTAGAGACCTCGGCCGATTCAGGAGAGACCTTGGTCTCACTCGGAAGCGCCGGTTCATTGCGCTCTTGAAGCGTTTTCCAGGTGTTTTCGAGATTGTGGAGGAAGGTGTCTACTCGTTGAAGTTTAGAATGACGCCCGAAGCTGAAAGGATTTATTTGGAGGAGTTGAGGTGGAGGAATCAGATGGAGCAGTTGCATGTAGTGAAGTTGAGGAAATTGCTGATGATGTCACTCAACAAGCGGATTCTTATAGAGAAGATTGCTCATTTAAAAACTGATCTTGGCCTTCCAGCGGAATTCAGGAATACGATTTGTGAAAGGTACCCACAGTACTTCAAGGTCGTGCCAACGGATTGTGGCCCAGCACTGGAGCTGACTCATTGGGATCCCGAGCTAGCAGTTTCAGCAGCAGAGATGGCTGAGGAAGAGAATAGGATCAGAGAGATTGAAGAGAGAAATTTGATCATTGATAGGCCTCCCAAGTTCAAAAGGGTTAAGCTTCCAAGGGGTTTGAATGTTTCGAAGGGAGAAATGAGGAGAATTTGTCAGTTTAGAGACATGCCTTATATATCCCCTTACTCTGATTTCTCAGAGTTGAGGGCTGGTACCCCTGAGAAGGAAAAGCATGCTTGTGGGGTGGTTCATGAGATATTGAGCTTCACCCTTGAGAAGAGGACATTGGTGGATCACCTCACGCATTTTAGGGAGGAGTTTCGGTTCTCGCAACAGCTGAGGGGGATGCTGATTAGGCACCCAGATATGTTCTATGTGTCACTTAAGGGGGACAGGGATTCAGTGTTCCTCCGTGAAGCTTATCGTGATTCtcaattgattgagaaggaCAGGTTGTTGCTTCTGAAGGAAAAGATGCGGGCACTCGTTGCTATTCCACGATTCCCTGGGGGGGGAGCACGAAAGACTGAAGTGGCTGGTAAAGATAATGTAGTGCTGGAAGGAGGTGGAGAGGAAAGTGATGAGCGATTATCTGATATGGATAGTTTCTTGAATGATGAACTAGGCAGTgaatttgatgatgatgatgatgatgatgatgatgattggagtgatgaagaggatgatttgCCGCCAGATTTTGATGATGGTGAAAGTCTAAGTTTTGAGGAAAGCAAATCACAATCACATAATATCTCAAAACTGACACAAGATAAAGTTCTTGTTCCCGAGTTTCCAGATGGAAGACCTAGAGAACAGTGGTGA
- the LOC103722157 gene encoding chitinase domain-containing protein 1 — protein MPARRRDRRNHPPPDRASGSDRPGRDSRTGSPAAATRRFPSSTPLLVFSLAFFLVAGSLAVYRGNRRSPEAAASPALSVYERGLVKRDVSFQEILTEHGRVSENKSGRHFPNSVLAYITPWNSRGYEMAKLFNSKLTHLSPVWYELKSEGKKLVLEGRHNADIKWISEVRMNGHSLVLPRVVLEAFPAELLLKKKQWTKAIDVIIMECKEMGYDGIVLESWSRWAAYGVLNDLDMRSMALQFIKQLGEALHSVSSMTDAARHLELIYVISPPHAEKLGEYDLGPQDLQQLSDAIDGFSLMTYDFSGPNRPGPNAPLNWIRSTLHMLLDDSNSDAHGHARKIFLGINFYGNDFILSEGLGGGAITGREYISLLEKHKPVLRWDDKSAEHFFIYSHNTVRHAVFYPSLMSISVRLDEAQDWGAGLSIWEIGQGLDYFFDLL, from the exons ATGCCGGCCAGGAGGCGAGACCGCCGGAATCACCCGCCTCCAGATCGCGCGTCCGGTTCCGACCGCCCGGGACGAGATTCTCGAACCGGAAGCCCCGCAGCCGCTACTCGCCGGTTCCCCTCCTCCACTCCCCTCCTCGTCTTCTCCCTCGCCTTCTTCTTGGTCGCGGGGTCCCTCGCGGTGTACCGCGGCAACCGCCGCTCGCCGGAGGCTGCCGCGTCGCCGGCTCTCTCCGTCTACGAGCGGGGCCTAGTCAAGCGCGACGTCTCCTTCCAAGAAATCCTCACC GAGCATGGAAGGGTTTCCGAGAACAAGTCTGGCCGCCACTTCCCGAATTCCGTGCTCGCATACATAACTCCCTG GAATTCCAGAGGCTATGAAATGGCAAAGCTGTTCAATTCTAAGCTCACACATCTATCGCCTGTCTGGTATGAGCTGAAGAG TGAAGGAAAGAAACTAGTTCTTGAAGGACGGCATAATGCTGACATCAAATGGATTTCCGAAGTTCGAATGAATGGACATTCTCTG GTTTTACCTAGAGTTGTTCTAGAAGCATTTCCTGCAGAGCTGCTCCTGAAGAAGAAGCAGTGGACTAAGGCAATTGATGTCATAATAATGGAGTGCAA GGAAATGGGGTATGACGGTATTGTGCTAGAATCCTGGTCAAGATGGGCAGCTTATGGTGTACTGAATGATCTGGACATGCGTAGTATG GCACTACAATTCATCAAGCAGCTGGGAGAAGCTTTGCATTCAGTGAGCTCAATGACAGATGCTGCTCGCCATTTGGAATTGATTTATGTCATTTCCCCTCCTCATGCAGAAAAGCTTGGTGAATATGATCTTGGGCCACAAGATCTTCAGCAGCTTAGCGATGCCATAGATGGTTTCTCTCTCATGACTTATGATTTCTCAGGGCCTAATCGTCCTGGTCCAAATGCTCCCTTAAACTGGATACGTTCTACACTGCATATGCTTCTTGATGATTCTAACTCTGACGCTCATGGCCATGCTCGCAAAATCTTCCTAGGCATCAATTTTTATGGGAATGATTTCATTCTCTCAGAAG GTTTAGGTGGTGGAGCTATCACTGGAAGGGAGTACATTTCATTGCTGGAGAAGCACAAACCTGTGCTTCGGTGGGATGACAAAAGCGCTGAGCATTTTTTCATCTATTCACATAACACTGTGAGGCATGCTGTATTTTACCCATCGTTGATGTCGATTTCTGTGCGGCTGGATGAAGCTCAAGACTGGGGAGCTGGCCTTTCAATTTGGGAAATTGGACAAGGCTTAGATTACTTTTTTGATCTTCTCTAA
- the LOC108511846 gene encoding uncharacterized protein LOC108511846, translating into MVKLATARESRMYGPHPVRNRWEYINAGLYVFAAILLVGGFAVQLPGSGEAEFGLVVTLVGLVLVAAVNVHDLLAHLAGIDYRFELMGFDVQLGLVEFAVPLVQMIGSILVFTGILFLFMEEVRGYNYRLEKHALNLLMAGPLLWLLGSIHNACQVYERSDSHTQILQSSVQMPFLLGSFLFLVGGIFNRHDIFGSIHHSIKLMAKSWIWLSVFGSLLFLIGGILNVVKVFKMQQADGLRLEKLRGGAQERLIRDREGRAPLMLEDDS; encoded by the exons ATGGTGAAGCTCGCCACGGCTCGAGAGAGCCGGATGTACGGGCCCCACCCGGTGCGCAACCGGTGGGAGTACATCAACGCCGGCCTGTACGTCTTCGCCGCCATCCTCCTCGTCGGCGGGTTCGCGGTCCAGCTCCCGGGGAGCGGTGAAGCTGAGTTCGGTCTCGTGGTTACCCTCGTAGGATTGGTGCTGGTGGCGGCGGTGAACGTTCATGACCTCCTCGCCCACTTGGCCGGCATCGACTACCGCTTCGAGCTCATGGGTTTCGACGTCCAATTGGGGCTCGTCGAGTTTGCGGTGCCACTGGTTCAGATGATCGGATCCATCCTCGTCTTTACCGGGATTCTTTTCCTCTTCATGGAG GAAGTTAGAGGATACAATTATCGTTTAGAAAAGCATGCTCTGAACTTGCTGATGGCCGGGCCACTGCTATGGCTTCTCGGTTCGATCCACAATGCCTGCCAGGTCTACGAACGGTCTGATAGCCACACCCAGATTCTGCAATCTAGCGTACAGATGCCATTCCTCTTGGGAAGCTTCTTATTCTTGGTGGGTGGCATCTTCAATCGCCATGACATCTTTGGCTCGATACACCACAGCATTAAGTTAATG GCAAAGAGCTGGATTTGGTTGAGCGTATTTGGGAGCTTGCTATTCCTGATTGGAGGAATACTGAATGTGGTGAAGGTGTTCAAGATGCAGCAAGCAGATGGGCTGAGGCTGGAGAAGCTCCGAGGGGGGGCGCAAGAGAGACTAATTAGAGACAGAGAAGGTAGGGCCCCCCTGATGTTGGAGGACGATAGCTAG